A genomic region of Cannabis sativa cultivar Pink pepper isolate KNU-18-1 chromosome 1, ASM2916894v1, whole genome shotgun sequence contains the following coding sequences:
- the LOC115706205 gene encoding uncharacterized protein LOC115706205, with protein MASPSDSSAQEAAVRKQKKGPPIKFLVPLIYAPVLPLIRLSLRRNPVLRDRLFGAVLAGAFAHGFYLVTDIYDAESK; from the exons ATGGCGTCTCCATCTGATTCCTCTGCACA AGAGGCTGCAGTAAGGAAGCAAAAGAAAGGACCCCCAATTAAGTTCCTGGTCCCTCTTATATATGCCCCTGTTCTTCCTCTAA TTCGGCTCTCTCTGCGAAGGAATCCTGTATTAAGGGATCGTTTGTTTGGTGCTGTTTTGGCTGGTGCATTTGCTCATGGCTTTTATTTGGT AACGGATATATATGATGCGGAGAGCAAGTAA
- the LOC115704459 gene encoding uncharacterized protein LOC115704459, which translates to METKKASFREILMGIPSNQLKQITTEEKSYSQQDLIIWERQENFKEQNLSEWSSPLKLLSQDKETLLKVPVLFASFDQTSRLASGYGACSVIAILIAYWLHCNPKLIPTRVQFESLILQGSSEWRALSNESSYYQNKFSSNHFDIETVINASIRPVSICTDRSVTGMFGVEKFDLLKDMFSLDNMWETITKDLTTEPKIFVVGWNDHFFVLKLELHVCYIIDSYGSRLFRGCNQAYMLKFDDSSVIYGTDQQILRTGKDCCKEYMRKFLSSNIVMKLEKEYKRGYIQLPYLYEKLQVDMSYMCLNAPSPVSSSSTSSYDAPSSLQL; encoded by the exons ATGGAAACAAAAAAGGCATCCTTCAGAGAAATCTTGATG GGAATTCCATCAAACCAATTAAAGCAAATTACAACGGAAGAGAAAAGTTACTCTCAACAAGATCTTATAATATGGGAAAGACAAGAAAATTTCAAG GAGCAAAATTTAAGTGAGTGGTCATCTCCACTAAAATTATTGAGTCAAGATAAAGAAACATTGTTGAAAGTTCCAGTTTTATTTGCTTCCTTCGATCAAACGAGCCGATTAGCTTCTGGATACGGCGCTTGTTCCGTGATAGCAATACTCATTGCTTACTGGCTTCACTGCAACCCAAAATTAATCCCCACAAGGGTACAATTTGAATCCCTAATCCTCCAAGGCTCTTCTGAGTGGCGAGCACTCAGCAACGAATCCTCTTATTACCAAAACAAATTTTCTAGCAATCACTTCGATATAGAGACTGTGATAAATGCTAGTATCAGACCAGTCTCTATCTGCACAGACAGATCCGTTACGGGGATGTTCGGGGTTGAAAAATTCGACTTGTTGAAAGATATGTTCTCTTTAGACAATATGTGGGAGACTATAACTAAGGATTTAACAACAGAGCCAAAAATTTTCGTCGTGGGGTGGAACGATCACTTCTTTGTCTTAAAACTAGAACTTCATGTTTGTTATATTATTGATTCATATGGAAGTAGATTATTTCGAGGGTGCAACCAAGCTTATATGCTTAAATTTGACGATTCAAGTGTAATTTACGGCACCGATCAACAAATTCTTCGCACGGGGAAAGATTGCTGCAAGGAATATATGAGAAAGTTTTTAAGTAGCAATATTGTTATGAAATTGGAGAAGGAATACAAGAGGGGATACATTCAATTACCTTATCTATATGAGAAGTTGCAAGTAGACATGAGCTATATGTGCTTAAATGCTCCATCGCCAGTATCATCTTCATCGACGTCTTCCTATGATGCCCCATCTTCCCTTCAATTGTGA
- the LOC115706204 gene encoding uncharacterized protein LOC115706204 — MATNILHFRPSIIVARAFPDSNSDQARRKTASANWWTPLFDLSSEPDYIDTGAGTERKDKTEFRSESVSESKILRSKFAPGCFTEDKAKRLRMLTKESESFHDVMYHSAIASRLASDFNKVSDP, encoded by the coding sequence ATGGCGACCAATATTCTCCACTTTCGGCCCTCAATCATAGTAGCTCGCGCCTTCCCTGACTCCAACTCCGATCAGGCTCGTCGCAAAACAGCTTCTGCGAATTGGTGGACCCCGCTCTTTGACTTGTCATCGGAGCCGGACTACATTGACACCGGCGCTGGAACAGAACGCAAGGACAAAACTGAGTTCAGATCTGAGTCAGTTTCCGAGTCAAAGATTCTGAGATCTAAGTTCGCTCCCGGCTGCTTCACGGAGGACAAAGCGAAGAGACTTCGGATGCTTACAAAGGAATCGGAGTCGTTTCATGACGTTATGTATCACTCCGCCATCGCCTCAAGGCTCGCCTCAGATTTCAATAAAGTTTCCGATCCGTGA